The following coding sequences are from one Collimonas arenae window:
- a CDS encoding hydrolase, which produces MPIATAQPGRTLLNPANHTLIMIDHQSQMAFATKSIDLALLRNNAALVAKAAKEFKVSTILTTVAEKSFSGPIFDEIKSVFPGQEVIDRTTMNTWEDPRIAERVNAAGKDKIVLAGLWTSVCIVGPALSALDQGFEVYVITDASGDVSDEAHQRAVERMIQQGARPMTSLQYLLELQRDWARGETYNETVATSIAHGGGYGLGLIYAKTMFNASEAH; this is translated from the coding sequence ATGCCAATCGCAACTGCGCAACCAGGCCGCACTCTGCTCAATCCAGCAAACCACACCTTGATCATGATTGATCATCAATCGCAAATGGCGTTCGCCACCAAGTCGATCGACCTGGCTTTGTTGCGCAATAACGCAGCTTTGGTCGCTAAGGCCGCCAAGGAGTTCAAGGTCTCGACGATCCTCACTACAGTGGCCGAGAAATCGTTTTCCGGGCCGATTTTCGATGAAATCAAATCGGTGTTTCCTGGGCAGGAAGTCATCGACCGCACCACCATGAATACCTGGGAAGATCCGCGTATCGCCGAGCGTGTCAATGCCGCCGGCAAGGACAAGATCGTGCTGGCCGGACTGTGGACTTCGGTATGCATCGTCGGTCCGGCACTGTCGGCGCTCGACCAGGGTTTTGAAGTGTATGTGATTACCGATGCTAGCGGCGACGTCTCCGACGAAGCGCATCAGCGCGCCGTAGAACGCATGATCCAGCAAGGCGCACGGCCGATGACATCGCTGCAGTACCTGCTGGAACTGCAGCGCGACTGGGCGCGCGGTGAAACCTACAACGAAACCGTGGCTACCTCGATTGCTCATGGCGGCGGTTATGGCCTCGGGCTGATCTACGCCAAGACCATGTTCAATGCTTCTGAAGCACATTAA
- a CDS encoding sensor domain-containing diguanylate cyclase — protein MSDSATKPGNGELPKPTGLSPATRQATPRQRSQALWACGGIFLVTLLLVPGAAVIWPNIPAFLPTYQTATIVAYLIISYLVLGHYRATKGIDLLCLGGGCLYASIMLLVQFLAIPGMFQPQGALLGGTQTMSWLWFLWHAGLALGILMYATCQLRPPGPALINPSYLEMLLTAVLTVVVIGSLAMVTVYHDRLPIIDQNGNYRRAITLGLSPLLQFMYFMSLLILWRAARFRSVLQVWIGVALIALLCENAITMVGGSRFSVGWYVGRCNALISATVLLTIYLREINQVYLKTVQDARILALNNAMLEVRMDQVRMDELTGLPGRSLFLELAETLRSRSQINCQAVAVLFIDLDGFKWINDNLGHKRGDAVLVEVAAALRSLLRDIDIAARVGGDEFVVCLVAPALSIKSTATAVAERIVSRVAAIGDGIGCSVGIALCQAEELEWDLALRHADEAMYQAKRQGKSRFAVYGHALLDAVA, from the coding sequence ATGAGCGATAGCGCAACAAAACCAGGCAATGGCGAACTGCCGAAGCCAACCGGCTTATCGCCAGCAACCAGGCAGGCGACGCCGCGCCAGCGCAGCCAGGCGCTCTGGGCCTGCGGTGGGATTTTCCTGGTGACCTTGCTGCTTGTGCCGGGAGCAGCCGTGATCTGGCCGAATATTCCGGCCTTCCTGCCGACCTATCAAACTGCAACGATTGTTGCTTATTTAATCATCTCCTATCTGGTTCTCGGTCACTATCGCGCCACCAAAGGGATCGATCTGCTGTGCCTTGGTGGCGGCTGCCTGTACGCCTCCATAATGCTGCTCGTGCAGTTTCTGGCCATACCTGGCATGTTCCAGCCGCAAGGTGCGTTGCTGGGCGGTACGCAAACGATGAGTTGGCTTTGGTTCTTGTGGCATGCCGGCCTGGCGCTGGGTATCCTGATGTATGCAACTTGCCAGCTGCGCCCGCCGGGACCAGCATTGATCAACCCCAGTTACCTGGAGATGCTGCTGACGGCGGTGTTGACCGTAGTGGTGATTGGCAGCCTGGCGATGGTGACTGTTTATCACGACCGGTTGCCGATCATCGACCAGAACGGCAATTATCGTCGTGCTATTACGCTTGGCCTCAGTCCGCTGCTGCAATTCATGTATTTCATGAGTTTGCTGATCCTGTGGCGCGCCGCACGGTTTCGGAGCGTGCTGCAGGTATGGATCGGCGTTGCCTTGATTGCGCTGCTGTGCGAGAACGCGATCACCATGGTCGGCGGCAGCCGTTTTTCGGTTGGCTGGTATGTGGGGCGTTGCAACGCGCTGATTTCCGCCACGGTATTGCTGACGATTTATCTGCGCGAAATCAACCAGGTTTATTTGAAGACGGTGCAGGATGCGCGCATCCTGGCATTGAACAACGCCATGCTGGAAGTACGGATGGATCAGGTGCGGATGGACGAGTTGACTGGACTTCCCGGGCGTTCGCTCTTCCTTGAACTGGCGGAAACGCTGCGCAGCCGCAGCCAGATCAATTGCCAGGCGGTGGCAGTGTTGTTCATTGACCTTGACGGCTTCAAATGGATTAACGATAACCTGGGCCACAAGCGTGGCGACGCGGTGTTGGTAGAGGTGGCCGCTGCATTGCGCTCGTTACTGCGGGATATCGATATCGCCGCCCGTGTCGGCGGCGACGAATTCGTGGTTTGCCTGGTGGCGCCCGCGTTGTCGATCAAATCTACCGCGACGGCTGTCGCCGAGCGGATTGTCAGCCGTGTCGCCGCCATTGGCGATGGCATCGGCTGCAGTGTCGGTATCGCCTTGTGCCAGGCGGAAGAGCTGGAATGGGACCTGGCCTTGCGGCATGCCGACGAAGCCATGTACCAGGCCAAGCGGCAGGGCAAGAGCCGTTTTGCAGTTTATGGCCATGCCTTGCTCGACGCCGTGGCATGA